Sequence from the Trueperaceae bacterium genome:
GGCGCGCCGCGGCGGCGGAGGGTGCGCTCGAGCGCGACCTCCACCCCGAACCGCGCCGACGCCAGATCGGGCACCGCGAGGAGCGCGTCGCGCGGCACCACCCGCTGCCCGCCGAGCCCGGGGGCGAGGCGTTGCGCGCTGGTCGTCGCGGCCCGCGCGCCGCGAAACACGCCGCGCGTCGACGCCGCGCGCCCCTCGAGGACCGGACGCAAGAGTGCGTGCACGTGGGCCGGGGCGAACCCCTCGAGGTCGGCGTCGAGCAGCACCAGCAGGTCGGCGTCGGACGCGGTCGCGCCGGCGTGCAGCGCGCCGCCCTTCCCGACGTTGTGCGGGAGGCGAACGACGCGCGCGCCGGCGGCGACGACGACGTCGGCCGTGCGATCGCGCGACCCGTCGTCCACGACCAGGACCGGGCCGACGTCGGCGTCGCGGGCGGCGGCCACGACCCGCGCGACGCGCGGCGCCTCGTCGTACGCCGCGATGAGGACCTCGATGCGCGGCCCCTTCGCGGACGGGGTGCGCGGACGGGTGTCGGCGGGGGGCATCGGCGCGCTCAGCCGGCCGAGAGAAGCCCTTGGACTTCCTGCAGGGTGATGAGCACGATCAACGCCAGCACCGCCA
This genomic interval carries:
- a CDS encoding glycosyltransferase, whose product is MPPADTRPRTPSAKGPRIEVLIAAYDEAPRVARVVAAARDADVGPVLVVDDGSRDRTADVVVAAGARVVRLPHNVGKGGALHAGATASDADLLVLLDADLEGFAPAHVHALLRPVLEGRAASTRGVFRGARAATTSAQRLAPGLGGQRVVPRDALLAVPDLASARFGVEVALERTLRRRGAPPTDVALDGVGQVMKEEKRGFVAGVRARLAMYADVLRAIARRA